One window of the Candidatus Firestonebacteria bacterium RIFOXYD2_FULL_39_29 genome contains the following:
- a CDS encoding type II secretion system protein GspE, which yields MLRRIVSFVNKLSNHEIDSNLIAKLSLKLANKFKAIPIKEENGSIVVGISDAFNLQILDEISLIFGKPVIPLEITEAEILGAIKKYYGVGADTVARMVEENGSIFDRASGVKDIEAIDDTALAHDASIIQFVNQLFLEALKERATDIHLEPYEKELKVRFRVDGVLRDVPIPNELKLFRVAIVSRIKIMAEMNIAERRMPQDGRIEIRAGGRQIDCRVSTIPTLYGEGVVLRILDKANVLLGMEQLGMLPEDLKIFESIISRPHGIFLVTGPTGSGKTTTLYSALSTINSPDKKIITIEEPVEYHLNGINQIQVNSKIDLTFALGLRHILRHDPDIIMIGEIRDLETAEIAIRASLTGHLVFATLHTNDAAGAITRLVDMGIEPYLVASSVIGILAQRLVRVICKTCKKPYSPDEKYLSDIRFEYDKKEKLYEGAGCDECLNTGYLGRMGIYELLVINDALKKLIMTRVVTSDIKNKAIAFGMRTLREDGWEKVRRGFTTVDEVIKVTQEDEFAE from the coding sequence ATTTTAAGGAGAATTGTATCCTTTGTGAATAAACTTTCAAATCATGAGATAGACTCAAATCTAATTGCCAAATTATCCCTTAAATTAGCAAATAAATTTAAGGCGATTCCAATAAAAGAAGAGAATGGTTCCATTGTTGTCGGTATCTCTGATGCGTTTAATCTTCAGATCTTGGACGAAATAAGCCTGATATTCGGTAAACCGGTTATCCCGTTAGAAATTACGGAAGCTGAAATATTGGGTGCGATAAAAAAGTATTACGGCGTCGGAGCTGATACTGTTGCAAGAATGGTCGAAGAAAACGGGTCTATTTTTGACAGAGCTTCGGGAGTAAAAGATATAGAGGCTATAGATGATACGGCTTTGGCACATGACGCTTCCATAATCCAGTTTGTCAATCAATTGTTTCTTGAAGCTTTAAAAGAAAGAGCTACGGATATTCATCTTGAACCGTACGAGAAAGAACTGAAAGTCAGATTCAGGGTAGACGGTGTCTTAAGGGATGTGCCCATACCCAATGAACTAAAACTCTTCCGGGTTGCCATAGTTTCAAGAATAAAAATTATGGCGGAGATGAATATTGCCGAAAGAAGAATGCCTCAGGACGGACGAATAGAGATAAGAGCAGGCGGAAGGCAGATTGACTGCAGGGTTTCTACTATTCCGACTCTTTACGGAGAGGGTGTGGTTCTCAGGATTTTAGATAAAGCGAATGTTCTGCTTGGGATGGAACAGCTCGGGATGCTGCCGGAGGATCTTAAAATATTTGAGAGTATTATATCCAGGCCGCACGGTATTTTTCTGGTTACAGGTCCTACCGGAAGCGGAAAAACAACTACTTTGTACTCCGCACTTTCAACAATAAACTCTCCTGATAAAAAAATTATTACGATAGAAGAACCTGTTGAATATCATCTGAATGGTATAAATCAGATTCAGGTGAATTCAAAAATAGATCTCACCTTTGCGCTCGGACTTCGTCATATTTTGAGGCACGACCCGGATATTATTATGATAGGTGAAATAAGGGATCTTGAAACCGCTGAGATTGCTATCCGTGCATCTTTAACCGGGCATCTTGTCTTCGCAACTCTTCATACAAATGATGCTGCGGGAGCAATAACCCGGCTTGTGGATATGGGTATTGAGCCTTATCTTGTGGCTTCCTCCGTAATAGGCATACTTGCACAAAGACTTGTACGCGTAATTTGCAAAACGTGTAAAAAGCCTTATTCTCCTGATGAAAAATATCTCAGTGATATAAGATTTGAATATGATAAAAAAGAAAAACTTTATGAAGGCGCGGGCTGTGATGAATGTCTGAATACCGGTTATCTCGGCAGGATGGGGATCTATGAACTGTTGGTAATAAATGACGCGCTTAAAAAGTTAATTATGACAAGGGTCGTTACAAGTGATATTAAGAACAAAGCTATAGCGTTTGGTATGCGGACACTCCGCGAAGACGGCTGGGAAAAAGTAAGGCGCGGATTTACCACTGTTGATGAGGTTATTAAAGTAACACAGGAAGATGAATTTGCTGAATAA